One window of the Desulfovibrio sp. genome contains the following:
- a CDS encoding GNAT family N-acetyltransferase yields MQQHPPTPAAGAAPRLRRAVTADHAALADLWKRSVVATHHFLTPQAVDELYTAILREYLPGVEELWVAEYEPYSPNDLGPNAPAAEESDNTGAKPEGAANPPLHNIFHPNTPGPDVRAPYVLAPDVPRPNALRPVAFMGCNWPQIEMLFVEPECFGLGIGKMLLDHARQRAMAEGATLTLDVNEQNPAALAFYEHMGFVVTGRSSVDGQGRPYPLLHMQWPRP; encoded by the coding sequence ATGCAACAGCACCCCCCTACCCCTGCTGCTGGGGCAGCGCCGCGTCTGCGCCGTGCCGTGACAGCCGATCATGCCGCCCTGGCCGACCTCTGGAAGCGCAGCGTTGTCGCAACACACCACTTTCTCACGCCACAGGCCGTGGACGAGTTGTATACTGCCATCCTGCGGGAATATCTGCCGGGCGTGGAGGAGTTGTGGGTGGCGGAATACGAGCCTTACAGCCCAAATGATCTCGGCCCAAATGCGCCAGCGGCTGAAGAGTCTGACAACACGGGCGCAAAACCTGAAGGCGCGGCGAACCCGCCCCTGCACAATATCTTCCACCCGAATACACCCGGCCCAGATGTGCGTGCCCCATATGTGCTTGCCCCGGATGTGCCCCGCCCAAATGCGCTCCGCCCTGTGGCTTTTATGGGCTGCAACTGGCCGCAGATAGAAATGCTGTTTGTGGAGCCGGAATGTTTCGGCCTTGGCATCGGCAAGATGCTTCTTGATCATGCGCGGCAGCGGGCCATGGCGGAAGGTGCGACACTGACCCTTGACGTCAATGAGCAGAATCCCGCTGCACTGGCTTTTTATGAACACATGGGCTTTGTGGTGACGGGGCGCTCATCAGTGGACGGGCAGGGCCGCCCGTACCCGCTGCTGCATATGCAATGGCCACGACCCTAG
- the typA gene encoding translational GTPase TypA, whose protein sequence is MQHNESLRNVAIIAHVDHGKTTLVDALFKQGGVLRAGQQLDDRVMDNMDLERERGITIAAKNCAVSWKGVKINIIDTPGHADFGGEVERSLSMTTGAILLVDASEGPLPQTRFVLRKTLEAGLPVVVVINKIDRKDARPQEVLNEIYDLFIDLDANEAQLEFPVLYAIGRAGVAMNKIDDEQKDLSPLFEAILKHIPGPAHDADQPFQMLVADLDYSDYLGRLAVGRIMHGHVQSKESLACIGEDGQPRPLRATKLQVYDGLQLAEVETAQPGDIVVLAGIEDVTIGDTICTRENPRALPRIRVDEPTVAMRFGINTSPLSGREGKLVQSRAIHDRLVKETLRNVAVRVEDTADRDAFLVKGRGEFQMAILIETMRREGFELSVGRPEVILQKDANGKTLEPIERLYVDCDETFMGVVTEKLAQRKGRMVNCINNGTGRVRLEFSVPARGLIGYRDEFLTDTKGTGIMNSYLDGYEEWRGDFLTRYSGSIVADRAGNGVAYALYNLEPRGILFVEPGDPVYEGMIIGEHNRDNDIDVNATKEKKLTNLRASGKDENVTLTPVKKMTLEHALHFVREDELVEVTPLSIRLRKSELSAQKRYQTAGKRKSS, encoded by the coding sequence ATGCAGCACAATGAATCTCTTCGCAATGTCGCCATTATAGCACACGTTGACCACGGCAAGACCACCCTTGTGGACGCACTCTTCAAGCAGGGCGGCGTTCTTCGCGCTGGCCAGCAGCTTGACGATCGCGTCATGGATAATATGGATCTGGAACGCGAGCGCGGCATCACCATTGCCGCCAAAAACTGCGCAGTGTCGTGGAAAGGCGTCAAGATCAACATCATCGATACGCCTGGCCACGCCGACTTTGGCGGCGAAGTTGAACGCTCGCTTTCGATGACCACGGGCGCCATCCTGCTGGTGGACGCCTCTGAAGGGCCGCTGCCCCAGACCCGCTTTGTGCTGCGTAAAACCCTTGAGGCTGGCCTGCCTGTTGTGGTCGTCATCAACAAGATCGACCGCAAGGACGCCCGCCCCCAGGAAGTGCTCAACGAAATTTACGACCTTTTCATCGACCTTGACGCCAACGAGGCGCAGCTCGAATTTCCGGTTTTGTACGCCATCGGCCGCGCGGGCGTGGCCATGAACAAGATTGATGACGAACAAAAAGACCTGTCGCCGCTTTTTGAAGCCATCCTCAAGCATATCCCCGGCCCGGCGCATGATGCCGATCAGCCCTTCCAGATGCTTGTGGCCGACCTTGACTATTCCGACTACCTGGGCCGCCTGGCCGTAGGCCGCATCATGCACGGCCATGTGCAGAGCAAGGAATCTCTTGCCTGCATAGGCGAAGACGGGCAGCCCCGCCCCCTGCGCGCCACCAAGCTTCAGGTGTATGACGGTCTGCAACTGGCCGAGGTCGAAACCGCCCAGCCCGGCGACATCGTCGTGCTGGCGGGCATTGAAGACGTCACCATCGGTGACACCATCTGCACCCGCGAAAATCCCCGCGCCCTGCCGCGCATCCGCGTGGATGAACCCACCGTGGCCATGCGTTTTGGCATCAACACCTCCCCCCTGTCCGGACGCGAGGGCAAACTGGTGCAGAGCCGCGCCATCCATGACCGCCTGGTCAAGGAAACGCTGCGCAACGTGGCCGTTCGCGTTGAAGACACGGCAGACCGCGACGCTTTTCTCGTCAAGGGCCGTGGCGAATTCCAGATGGCCATTCTTATCGAAACCATGCGCCGCGAGGGATTTGAACTTTCCGTGGGCCGCCCCGAGGTCATCCTGCAAAAGGACGCAAACGGCAAAACCCTTGAGCCCATTGAACGCCTCTATGTGGACTGCGACGAGACCTTCATGGGCGTGGTCACTGAAAAGCTGGCCCAGCGCAAGGGCCGCATGGTCAACTGCATCAACAACGGCACGGGCCGTGTGCGCCTTGAATTCAGCGTGCCCGCGCGTGGCCTTATCGGCTACCGCGACGAGTTCCTCACGGACACCAAGGGCACGGGCATCATGAACTCCTACCTTGACGGCTATGAAGAATGGCGTGGCGATTTTCTTACGCGCTATTCCGGCTCCATCGTCGCCGACAGGGCCGGCAATGGCGTTGCCTATGCCCTCTATAACCTTGAGCCGCGCGGCATTCTTTTTGTGGAGCCGGGCGACCCTGTGTACGAAGGCATGATCATCGGCGAGCACAATCGCGATAATGACATCGACGTCAATGCCACCAAGGAAAAGAAGCTCACCAACCTGCGCGCTTCAGGCAAGGACGAAAACGTCACCCTTACGCCCGTGAAAAAGATGACGCTGGAGCATGCCCTGCACTTTGTGCGCGAAGACGAACTGGTGGAAGTGACGCCCCTGTCCATCCGCCTGCGCAAGTCGGAACTTTCGGCGCAAAAGCGGTACCAGACCGCAGGCAAGCGCAAGAGCAGCTAA